In Janthinobacterium rivuli, a single genomic region encodes these proteins:
- a CDS encoding DUF2145 domain-containing protein, with protein sequence MTPRLQAGCAALVLAGAAQAGTSLASSRFCDRAQELTATEQDRLLRFAAVVREELAASEGSVALISRSGLDLARFGIRYSHAALAWRHDNDSGWSARQLYYACDEGRPRIFDQGTAGFAMGTENPALGYISLVKLPAETVPPLRRALLDPVRVQQLLAGRYSANAYAFNLKYQNCNQWVVEMLAAAWGELAAGGDLRARAQDWLRAAPYAPSPVDVGARWLMLGSIFVPLVHMDDHPPEAIGTMQLEVSLPASLEAFARQRLPASERVEICHDGKQVVVHRGWDAIADGCIPGANDRVIALD encoded by the coding sequence GTGACCCCACGGCTGCAGGCCGGCTGCGCCGCACTCGTCCTGGCTGGCGCCGCCCAGGCAGGTACTTCGCTCGCCTCCTCGCGCTTTTGCGACCGCGCGCAGGAACTCACGGCAACGGAACAGGACCGCCTGTTGCGCTTTGCCGCCGTCGTGCGCGAGGAACTGGCCGCCAGCGAAGGCAGCGTGGCCCTGATCAGCCGCTCCGGCCTGGACCTGGCCCGCTTCGGCATCCGCTATTCGCATGCGGCGCTGGCCTGGCGCCACGACAATGACAGCGGCTGGTCCGCGCGCCAGCTGTACTACGCCTGCGACGAAGGCCGCCCGCGCATCTTCGACCAGGGCACGGCCGGTTTCGCCATGGGCACGGAAAATCCCGCGCTCGGCTACATCTCCCTCGTGAAACTGCCGGCCGAAACCGTGCCGCCCCTGCGCCGCGCCCTGCTCGACCCCGTGCGCGTGCAGCAGTTGCTGGCGGGCCGCTACAGCGCCAACGCGTACGCCTTCAATTTGAAATACCAGAACTGCAATCAGTGGGTGGTGGAAATGCTGGCCGCCGCCTGGGGCGAACTGGCGGCCGGCGGCGACTTGCGCGCGCGCGCCCAGGACTGGCTGCGCGCCGCGCCGTATGCGCCCTCCCCCGTCGACGTGGGTGCGCGCTGGCTGATGCTGGGATCGATCTTCGTGCCGCTCGTGCACATGGACGACCACCCGCCGGAAGCCATCGGCACGATGCAGCTGGAAGTGAGTCTGCCGGCCAGCCTGGAAGCGTTCGCGCGCCAGCGCCTGCCCGCCAGCGAGCGCGTGGAAATCTGCCACGACGGCAAGCAGGTGGTGGTGCACCGGGGCTGGGATGCGATCGCCGACGGCTGTATTCCAGGCGCAAACGACAGGGTCATCGCCCTCGACTGA
- a CDS encoding TOTE conflict system archaeo-eukaryotic primase domain-containing protein, protein MHKLISELTRLYLFEEQQQYVDAEGGAQPLTPAVLARHLSGEQTVAVQLVTGSGLTRALVLEFGGKGGGEAHWSALCTIANAVQHELDLPAPAVSISGSAFQLWLSLATPVPVAQARQFVQLLHSTFLPASTDILAIAPPDYVEQAALPPCLQPTGKWAAFIHPSMGAAFVDEPGLDMPPPPAAQLGFLESLRSITPGQFAQALAKLQGHAGLLDAVPAPAIAVLPVATSAATPGLLLQDASLEDIVRWLHARNIEPTFRHRLP, encoded by the coding sequence ATGCATAAACTGATTTCCGAACTCACCCGCCTGTATCTGTTCGAAGAACAGCAGCAATACGTCGATGCGGAGGGCGGCGCGCAGCCGCTGACGCCAGCCGTGCTGGCGCGCCATCTGTCGGGCGAGCAGACGGTGGCGGTGCAACTCGTGACCGGGAGCGGCCTGACACGTGCCTTGGTGCTGGAGTTTGGCGGCAAGGGCGGCGGCGAGGCGCACTGGAGCGCGTTGTGCACGATCGCCAATGCCGTGCAGCACGAGCTGGACTTGCCGGCGCCCGCCGTCAGCATCTCGGGCAGTGCATTCCAACTGTGGCTGTCGCTGGCCACGCCCGTACCCGTCGCGCAGGCGCGCCAATTCGTCCAATTGCTGCACTCGACTTTCCTGCCAGCATCGACCGACATCCTCGCTATCGCGCCGCCAGACTACGTGGAACAGGCGGCGCTGCCGCCGTGCCTGCAGCCGACGGGCAAGTGGGCCGCCTTCATCCACCCCAGCATGGGCGCCGCCTTCGTTGACGAGCCGGGCCTGGACATGCCGCCGCCCCCAGCCGCGCAGCTGGGTTTCCTGGAAAGTTTGCGCAGCATCACCCCGGGACAATTCGCGCAGGCGCTGGCGAAGCTGCAGGGACATGCGGGCCTGCTTGACGCCGTGCCCGCTCCCGCCATCGCCGTATTGCCAGTGGCAACATCCGCCGCTACGCCGGGCTTGCTGCTGCAGGACGCCAGCCTGGAAGACATCGTCCGTTGGCTGCATGCGCGCAACATCGAGCCGACTTTCCGGCACCGGCTGCCGTAG
- a CDS encoding acyl-CoA dehydrogenase: MPHAAIATLSERDARRIARHAQAADAARFLHPAQQALLHRRGWLTMLAPRSAGGAELPLPQVVRLEEAVAAVDGSMGWVLTLCAGAGWFAGFLAPEMARAIIGTPRVCLGGSGAATGYAEEEGDGYRITGSWDYASGAPMATHFTLNARLRRDGQLLLDDEGKPRIRAFLVPAALVQLLPSWTSIGMRASASHSYRIDGQWIAKEHGFTIDASAATADGPLYRYPFYSLAYVTLAANVAGMAAHFMQLAEECMHHRRHARAGLPLLEVPEVAAMLQGKKGAFIAARTRFYAVLDDSWATVAGGAVLDDNAMQAVQAASLALVATARSAVDGLYPYCGLYAAREDSTINRVWRDFHTAGQHALLLP; the protein is encoded by the coding sequence ATGCCGCACGCTGCCATTGCTACCCTTTCCGAACGCGACGCGCGCCGCATCGCCCGCCACGCCCAGGCGGCTGATGCGGCCCGCTTCCTGCATCCGGCCCAGCAAGCCTTGCTGCACCGGCGCGGCTGGCTGACGATGCTGGCGCCGCGCAGCGCGGGCGGGGCCGAATTGCCCTTGCCGCAAGTGGTGCGCCTGGAGGAAGCCGTGGCCGCCGTCGATGGCAGCATGGGCTGGGTGCTGACCTTGTGCGCGGGCGCGGGCTGGTTCGCGGGCTTTCTGGCGCCCGAGATGGCGCGCGCCATCATCGGCACGCCGCGCGTCTGCCTGGGCGGCAGCGGCGCGGCCACCGGCTACGCGGAGGAAGAAGGCGACGGCTACCGCATCACCGGCAGCTGGGACTACGCCAGCGGCGCGCCCATGGCGACCCACTTCACCCTGAACGCCCGGCTGCGGCGCGATGGCCAGCTCCTGCTCGATGACGAAGGCAAGCCGCGCATCCGCGCCTTCCTCGTGCCCGCCGCGCTGGTGCAGCTGCTGCCTTCGTGGACCAGCATCGGTATGCGCGCCAGCGCCTCGCACAGTTATCGGATCGACGGCCAGTGGATTGCCAAGGAACATGGCTTCACCATCGACGCCAGCGCCGCGACGGCCGACGGCCCCCTGTACCGCTACCCGTTTTACTCGCTCGCCTACGTGACCCTGGCCGCCAACGTGGCGGGCATGGCCGCGCATTTCATGCAATTGGCCGAAGAATGCATGCACCACCGCCGCCACGCGCGCGCAGGCTTGCCGCTGCTGGAGGTACCGGAGGTGGCGGCCATGCTGCAGGGCAAGAAAGGCGCTTTTATTGCCGCACGCACCCGTTTTTACGCCGTGCTGGACGACAGCTGGGCAACGGTGGCAGGCGGCGCGGTGCTGGACGACAACGCCATGCAGGCCGTGCAAGCCGCTTCGCTGGCCCTGGTGGCCACCGCGCGCTCAGCCGTCGATGGCCTGTATCCGTACTGCGGCCTGTACGCGGCCCGCGAAGACAGCACCATCAACCGCGTGTGGCGCGACTTTCATACGGCCGGCCAGCATGCATTGCTGCTTCCCTGA
- a CDS encoding NAD-dependent dehydratase encodes MKLILIGATGLVGREVLRLALADARVTAIVAPVRKPLPAHPKLDAPLVDFDRLPADAPWWQADAVICTLGTTMKVAGTRQAFRRVDHDYPLAAARLALAAGTRTYALNSAAGANAASRFFYNRVKGELERDLEALGFGSLTHVRPGLIGGERDVARAGEGAALRLLRVLGPVLPRRWRINPAPRIASALLAAALASAPGVHVVSPEQLV; translated from the coding sequence CACTGGCCTGGTGGGCCGAGAAGTACTGCGCCTGGCGCTGGCTGATGCGCGCGTCACGGCCATCGTCGCGCCCGTGCGCAAGCCCTTGCCGGCGCATCCCAAGCTCGATGCGCCGCTCGTCGATTTCGACCGCTTGCCGGCGGACGCGCCCTGGTGGCAGGCGGACGCCGTCATCTGCACGCTGGGCACGACCATGAAGGTGGCGGGCACGCGGCAGGCGTTCCGCAGAGTCGACCACGACTATCCGCTGGCCGCGGCGCGCCTGGCACTGGCGGCCGGCACGCGCACGTATGCGCTCAATTCCGCCGCCGGCGCCAACGCCGCTTCGCGCTTTTTCTACAACCGCGTCAAGGGCGAGCTGGAACGCGACCTGGAAGCGCTGGGCTTTGGCTCGCTCACGCACGTGCGTCCCGGCCTGATCGGCGGCGAGCGCGACGTGGCGCGGGCGGGCGAGGGCGCCGCCTTGCGCCTGCTGCGCGTGCTCGGCCCCGTGCTACCGCGCCGCTGGCGCATCAATCCCGCGCCACGCATCGCCAGCGCCTTGCTGGCAGCGGCGCTGGCCAGCGCGCCGGGCGTGCACGTCGTCAGCCCGGAGCAGCTGGTTTGA
- the gstA gene encoding glutathione transferase GstA, which yields MKLFYSPGACSQAPHILLRETGTPFTLVKVDLSQHRTQEGGNYYELNPKGQVPLLELDDGTTLSEGPVIAQYIAEQSGKQDLLPAVGSLARYKVLEWQNYITSELHKSFSPLFDSRIDAATKALFIEQLGKKYKWVDSRLEGQSYLTGDTFTVADAYLFVITGWAPGLGVDLSALAHVQAFLARVAQRDSVRAAWEAEGLAKAA from the coding sequence ATGAAACTCTTTTATTCTCCGGGCGCCTGCTCGCAGGCGCCGCACATCCTCCTGCGCGAAACGGGCACGCCATTTACGCTGGTGAAAGTCGACCTGAGCCAGCACCGGACGCAGGAAGGCGGCAATTACTATGAACTCAACCCGAAGGGACAAGTGCCGCTGCTGGAGCTCGACGATGGCACGACCTTGAGCGAAGGCCCCGTCATCGCCCAGTACATCGCCGAACAGAGCGGCAAGCAAGACCTGCTGCCAGCCGTGGGCAGCCTGGCCCGCTACAAGGTGCTGGAGTGGCAGAACTACATCACGTCCGAACTGCATAAATCGTTCAGCCCCCTGTTCGATTCCCGCATCGACGCTGCCACCAAGGCCTTGTTCATTGAGCAGCTGGGCAAGAAATACAAATGGGTGGACAGCCGCCTGGAAGGCCAGTCCTATCTGACGGGCGACACGTTCACGGTCGCCGACGCCTATCTGTTCGTCATCACGGGCTGGGCGCCAGGCCTGGGCGTGGATTTGTCCGCGCTGGCGCATGTGCAAGCCTTCCTGGCAAGAGTGGCCCAGCGCGACAGCGTCAGGGCTGCCTGGGAAGCGGAAGGATTGGCCAAGGCCGCCTGA
- a CDS encoding FAD-dependent monooxygenase produces MNPASIHTPVLIIGGSLVGLSASLFLAWRGVPHILVEKHHGSAAHPRATGFTEHTLEFFRAAGIAERIPQVPPGASVRRARVESLAGLHYEELPWTPGQQEERDGKATPMAGAAIAQDLLEPILREAARARGADLRTGVELLSVQQDSQRVTAQLRQRDTGASYAVTADYLIAADGAASPIREQLGIARQGAGPLRVLRSVLFRCAEADTFLERGIRQFDIDQPGFKGFLGTYSDGRWFLMFEEQSDSTDAQLRALIRQALGKDMAFELITTGRWELAGLIADRFSEGRIFLAGDAAHQLPPTRGGYGANTGIDDVYNLAWKLQRVVRQQSRPALLDTYTDERRPIAWLRHQQTFARPDYAKWVGDGYQNEPLYGNLAMELGQLTRSGAILGADAALPPAAHPRDWAGQPGTRAPHVWVRHRGNSVSSIDLLTDDFVLLTADPRWSAAAAHLSLKTLLIGADVLFPADQAFGDTYGTGDDGAVIVRPDGIVAWRSAPAAAPGATLLRAVMEKIAMPHG; encoded by the coding sequence ATGAACCCAGCTTCAATCCACACCCCTGTACTCATCATCGGCGGCAGTCTCGTCGGACTTTCAGCATCGCTCTTCCTCGCATGGCGGGGCGTGCCGCATATCCTCGTTGAAAAACACCACGGCAGCGCCGCCCACCCACGCGCCACGGGCTTTACGGAACACACGCTGGAATTTTTCCGCGCCGCCGGCATCGCCGAACGCATTCCCCAGGTGCCGCCCGGCGCCAGCGTGCGCCGCGCCCGCGTGGAAAGTCTGGCGGGTCTGCACTACGAGGAATTGCCGTGGACGCCAGGCCAGCAGGAAGAGCGCGACGGCAAGGCTACGCCCATGGCCGGCGCCGCCATCGCCCAGGACTTGCTGGAACCGATCCTGCGCGAGGCCGCGCGCGCACGGGGCGCCGATCTGCGCACGGGCGTGGAACTGTTGTCCGTGCAGCAAGATTCGCAGCGCGTCACGGCGCAGCTGCGCCAGCGCGACACGGGCGCAAGCTATGCCGTCACGGCCGATTACCTGATCGCCGCCGATGGCGCGGCCAGCCCCATCCGCGAACAGCTGGGCATCGCGCGCCAGGGCGCCGGTCCCCTGCGCGTGCTGCGCAGCGTGCTGTTCCGCTGCGCGGAGGCGGATACTTTTCTGGAACGGGGTATCCGCCAGTTCGATATCGATCAGCCAGGCTTCAAGGGTTTTCTGGGCACGTATTCGGACGGGCGCTGGTTCCTCATGTTTGAAGAACAAAGCGACAGCACTGACGCGCAATTGCGGGCGCTGATCCGCCAGGCCCTGGGCAAGGACATGGCCTTCGAGCTGATCACCACGGGGCGCTGGGAGCTGGCCGGGCTGATCGCGGACAGGTTCAGCGAAGGGCGCATTTTCCTGGCCGGCGATGCGGCCCACCAATTGCCCCCCACGCGGGGCGGCTACGGCGCCAACACGGGCATCGACGACGTCTACAACCTGGCATGGAAGCTGCAAAGGGTCGTGCGGCAACAATCGCGCCCCGCCCTGCTCGACACCTATACGGATGAGCGCCGGCCCATCGCCTGGCTGCGGCACCAGCAAACCTTCGCCCGGCCGGACTACGCGAAATGGGTCGGCGACGGCTACCAGAACGAACCCTTGTATGGCAACCTGGCGATGGAACTGGGCCAGTTGACGCGCTCTGGCGCCATCCTTGGCGCGGATGCGGCGCTGCCGCCGGCCGCCCACCCGCGCGACTGGGCTGGCCAGCCCGGCACGCGCGCGCCCCACGTATGGGTCCGGCATCGCGGCAACAGCGTCTCCAGCATCGACCTCTTGACCGACGATTTCGTGCTGCTGACAGCCGATCCCCGCTGGTCCGCCGCCGCCGCGCACCTATCGTTGAAGACCTTGCTCATCGGCGCCGATGTGCTCTTCCCCGCCGATCAGGCCTTCGGCGACACCTACGGCACAGGCGATGACGGCGCCGTGATCGTCCGGCCGGACGGCATCGTCGCCTGGCGCTCGGCCCCGGCCGCGGCGCCAGGCGCCACGCTGCTGCGCGCCGTGATGGAAAAAATCGCCATGCCGCACGGCTGA
- a CDS encoding flavin reductase family protein — protein sequence MLLSLNERDHIAAVPLEKAYRLLNHGPSILVSARHAGVDNVMAAAWACALDFAPPKLTVVLDKATRTRALVEGSGSFVIQVPTAAQLQLTHAVGTHSLDAQPDKLARAGVGLFHREGFDLPFVAGCSAWLACRLIPEPHNQQAYDLFIGEVVGAWADTRVFRDGHWHFEDADPSWRSLHYIAGGRFYAIGEALDADK from the coding sequence ATGCTGCTGTCGCTAAATGAACGGGACCATATCGCCGCCGTGCCGCTGGAAAAAGCCTACCGGCTGCTCAATCACGGCCCCTCCATTCTCGTTTCGGCGCGCCATGCGGGCGTGGACAACGTGATGGCCGCCGCGTGGGCTTGCGCCCTCGATTTCGCGCCGCCCAAATTGACCGTGGTGCTGGACAAGGCCACGCGCACGCGCGCGCTGGTCGAAGGCAGCGGCAGCTTCGTCATCCAGGTGCCGACGGCGGCGCAGTTGCAGCTCACGCATGCGGTGGGCACGCACAGCCTCGATGCGCAGCCCGATAAACTGGCGCGCGCCGGGGTAGGGCTATTCCATCGGGAAGGGTTTGATCTGCCGTTCGTGGCCGGATGCTCGGCCTGGCTGGCTTGCCGGTTGATCCCCGAGCCGCACAATCAGCAGGCATATGATTTGTTCATTGGCGAAGTGGTGGGCGCCTGGGCCGACACGCGCGTGTTCCGCGACGGGCACTGGCATTTCGAGGATGCCGATCCATCGTGGCGCAGCCTGCACTACATTGCCGGCGGGCGCTTTTATGCGATCGGCGAAGCGCTCGACGCGGACAAATGA
- a CDS encoding NAD(P)H-dependent flavin oxidoreductase, producing the protein MTSIQPFLDRLGLQLPIIQAPMAGVSTPRMAAAVSNAGGLGSLAIGAGTVAQARQVIADTRALTDGPFNINVFCHAPAVRDARREAAWLAHLAPLFAELGASVPVELDEIYATFIGNDAAFDLLLEQRPAVVSFHFGLPTPQQVQALRQAGIYTMATATNLREAALIEQAGVDAIVAQGVEAGGHRGVFDPQAPDERHSTSVLLRLLAGRTALPLIAAGGIMDGRGIRAALALGAAAAQLGTAFVLCPESSANAGYRANLKSERASATRLTSVLSGRLARGMVNRLIEHGEAPGSPPPADYPVAYDAAKQLNALASQHGNSEFAAQWAGQGAPLAREMGAEELMLTLAREMAR; encoded by the coding sequence ATGACTTCAATCCAGCCCTTCCTCGACCGTCTCGGCTTGCAACTGCCCATCATTCAGGCGCCAATGGCGGGCGTCTCCACGCCGCGCATGGCCGCCGCCGTCTCGAACGCGGGCGGCCTCGGTTCGCTGGCCATCGGCGCGGGCACGGTGGCGCAGGCGCGTCAGGTGATAGCCGACACGCGCGCGCTGACGGATGGGCCCTTCAATATCAATGTGTTTTGCCATGCACCGGCCGTGCGGGATGCGCGGCGCGAAGCGGCCTGGCTGGCCCATCTGGCGCCCCTGTTCGCGGAGCTGGGGGCAAGCGTGCCCGTGGAACTCGACGAAATCTACGCAACGTTCATCGGCAATGACGCGGCATTCGATCTGTTGCTTGAACAGCGGCCCGCCGTCGTCAGCTTCCATTTCGGCTTGCCGACGCCGCAGCAAGTCCAGGCCCTGCGCCAGGCCGGCATCTACACCATGGCCACCGCCACCAATCTGCGCGAGGCGGCCCTGATCGAACAGGCCGGCGTCGACGCCATCGTGGCGCAAGGCGTGGAAGCGGGCGGCCATCGCGGCGTGTTCGACCCGCAAGCGCCGGACGAGCGCCACAGCACCAGCGTGCTGCTGCGCCTGCTGGCGGGCCGCACCGCCCTGCCCCTGATCGCCGCCGGCGGCATCATGGATGGGCGAGGCATTCGCGCCGCGCTGGCCCTGGGCGCCGCAGCCGCCCAGCTGGGCACGGCGTTCGTACTATGTCCGGAATCGTCGGCCAATGCAGGCTACCGCGCCAACCTGAAAAGCGAGCGGGCATCGGCCACGCGCCTGACCAGCGTGCTCTCGGGCCGCCTGGCGCGCGGCATGGTGAACCGCCTGATCGAACACGGCGAAGCGCCAGGCAGCCCGCCACCGGCCGACTACCCGGTCGCCTACGATGCCGCCAAACAATTGAACGCGCTGGCCAGCCAGCACGGCAACAGCGAGTTCGCCGCGCAATGGGCTGGCCAAGGCGCGCCGCTGGCGCGGGAAATGGGGGCGGAGGAATTGATGTTGACTTTGGCCAGGGAAATGGCGCGCTGA
- a CDS encoding HDOD domain-containing protein: protein MGALLLPAPLPMHVNTLSSLAQLLASAETETLAFPTSINTALLLQKELANPDCHSADISRLLLCEPTLSARAVALANSALFAPGQSPAITSVRAAVERLGHRNLYALATAAVIRQLNAGIRDEALRARATQLWAHTVHVAALAHGLAGAVTHTDADTALFAGIVHEVAGFYLLAQADKTPGLYAHLETQMASALEVIGRALMRQLGVPLQVADAVNTLPGSTIMLPPEGLRDTLLLAKALAPIPSPLPQAGITISAPLQAYLENDPVLQALRTQPSAEAKGLIEVLLS, encoded by the coding sequence ATGGGAGCATTGCTACTTCCCGCTCCCCTACCCATGCACGTCAACACGCTCAGCAGCCTGGCGCAACTTTTGGCCAGCGCCGAAACGGAAACCCTGGCCTTTCCCACCAGCATCAATACGGCCCTGCTCCTGCAAAAGGAACTGGCCAATCCCGATTGCCACTCGGCCGACATCAGCCGGCTGCTGCTGTGCGAACCGACCTTGTCGGCGCGCGCCGTGGCGCTGGCCAATTCAGCCCTGTTTGCGCCCGGCCAGTCGCCCGCCATCACCAGCGTGCGCGCCGCCGTCGAGCGGCTGGGCCACCGCAACCTGTATGCGCTGGCGACGGCGGCCGTCATCCGCCAGCTGAACGCGGGCATCCGCGACGAGGCCTTGCGCGCCCGCGCCACCCAGCTGTGGGCGCACACCGTGCACGTGGCGGCGCTGGCGCATGGCCTGGCAGGCGCCGTCACGCACACGGATGCCGATACGGCCCTGTTCGCCGGCATCGTGCATGAAGTGGCCGGCTTTTATTTGCTGGCCCAGGCCGACAAGACTCCGGGCCTGTACGCCCACCTGGAAACGCAGATGGCGTCCGCCCTGGAAGTGATCGGCCGCGCGCTGATGCGCCAGCTGGGCGTGCCGCTGCAGGTAGCCGATGCCGTCAATACCTTGCCCGGCTCGACCATCATGCTGCCGCCCGAGGGCTTGCGCGACACCCTGCTGCTGGCCAAGGCGCTGGCGCCCATCCCTTCGCCGCTGCCGCAGGCCGGCATCACCATCAGCGCGCCGCTGCAGGCCTACCTGGAAAATGATCCCGTGCTGCAGGCGCTGCGCACGCAACCGTCGGCCGAAGCGAAGGGCCTGATCGAGGTACTGCTCAGCTAA
- a CDS encoding fimbrial protein codes for MNIGSLLKSGLAVALLWAVADSAFAVNCTYSNGIQPAIGNMPLQVSAITVGRDVPVGTEVYRQTFKMASGQAVTPDCQNAPFQMFTEFTVDARFGLATWTSGMYANKVYKTNIAGLGVVMSSRGGVLPRRTPTQPSTCTPGYRCLIPFEGPSNFELILIKLGDVTPGVLTNSSLPTVSLYGNFGDARVLGFQMGITGSLQIVSKTCSTPDVSVPMGTYAPKDFSGTNSATGWKDFSIRLNDCPAFHGTVSKTAASWESQSGSSPGGTGTRGTREVNSLRYRIDPVRMAINAGNGVLSLDSAAAGRPPAAAGIGLQIANQAANAIPLASLQNSGLTLSSAERSYVIPLRARYLQTGSKVTPGPANASATFTISYD; via the coding sequence ATGAATATTGGCTCTTTACTCAAATCGGGTCTGGCCGTCGCGCTGCTGTGGGCGGTAGCCGATTCGGCTTTCGCGGTCAACTGCACTTACTCGAACGGGATCCAGCCGGCAATAGGCAACATGCCTTTGCAAGTGTCGGCGATCACCGTCGGGCGCGACGTGCCGGTGGGTACCGAGGTGTATCGCCAGACATTCAAAATGGCCTCCGGCCAGGCAGTGACACCGGATTGCCAGAACGCGCCGTTTCAAATGTTTACCGAGTTCACGGTTGACGCCCGCTTCGGCCTGGCAACCTGGACCAGCGGGATGTATGCCAATAAAGTATACAAAACCAATATTGCGGGGTTGGGGGTTGTCATGAGCAGTCGGGGCGGTGTGCTGCCAAGACGGACCCCCACGCAGCCGAGCACCTGCACACCAGGCTATCGCTGTCTGATTCCTTTCGAGGGGCCGTCCAATTTTGAACTGATATTGATCAAGCTGGGAGACGTGACTCCCGGGGTGTTGACAAACAGCTCATTGCCGACCGTCAGCCTGTACGGCAATTTCGGCGATGCCAGAGTGCTGGGCTTCCAGATGGGCATCACTGGCAGTCTCCAGATCGTCTCGAAGACCTGCAGCACGCCGGATGTCTCGGTGCCCATGGGCACGTATGCACCCAAAGATTTTAGCGGGACCAACAGCGCCACCGGCTGGAAGGATTTTTCCATACGCTTGAATGATTGCCCGGCGTTTCATGGAACAGTGAGCAAGACCGCTGCAAGCTGGGAGTCGCAAAGCGGCAGCTCCCCGGGCGGCACGGGGACACGCGGAACGCGTGAAGTGAACAGCCTGCGCTATCGCATCGATCCCGTTCGCATGGCCATCAACGCAGGCAATGGCGTGCTGAGCCTCGACTCCGCTGCCGCCGGGCGTCCTCCCGCCGCCGCCGGCATAGGCCTGCAGATAGCAAACCAGGCCGCTAACGCGATACCGTTGGCCAGCCTGCAGAACAGTGGCCTGACCCTGAGCTCCGCCGAACGCAGTTATGTCATCCCGCTGCGCGCGCGCTACTTGCAGACGGGCAGCAAGGTGACGCCAGGTCCGGCAAATGCGTCGGCCACGTTTACGATCAGTTATGACTAA
- a CDS encoding VOC family protein, whose translation MTVKRMDNVGIVVEDIDAAIAFFTELGLVLEGRVPVEGEWADGVTGLHGMRVEIAMMRTPDGHSRLELSRFLAPPVVADHRNAPVNALGYLRVMFTVENIDDTLVRLVKRGAKLVGEVVQYENMYRLCYIRGPEGILIGLAEQLVQKTA comes from the coding sequence ATGACAGTCAAGCGCATGGACAACGTCGGCATCGTGGTAGAAGACATCGATGCCGCCATTGCATTCTTCACCGAACTTGGTCTCGTTCTCGAAGGGCGCGTCCCGGTTGAAGGAGAGTGGGCAGATGGCGTCACCGGACTGCACGGCATGCGCGTCGAGATTGCCATGATGCGTACGCCGGACGGTCACAGCCGTCTGGAGTTATCCCGCTTCCTCGCGCCGCCCGTGGTCGCCGATCACCGCAACGCCCCAGTGAACGCGCTCGGCTACCTGCGCGTCATGTTTACCGTCGAGAATATCGACGATACGCTCGTCCGGCTCGTCAAACGCGGCGCGAAGCTGGTCGGCGAAGTAGTCCAGTACGAAAACATGTACCGGCTCTGCTATATTCGCGGTCCGGAAGGAATCCTCATCGGGCTTGCCGAACAGCTTGTGCAGAAAACGGCCTGA
- a CDS encoding LysR family transcriptional regulator has translation MGLESLRIFCSVASELSVTQAAARLGRAPSSVTTRIQQLEADIGAELFVRTNKRMALTAAGERFLEYAQRLLALAEEARHVVTGGREGGTLRVGSMESTAASRLPALLAAYHARHPATRLALSTGPSRPLIEQVRTGLLDCAFVALPPAFGGAAALEELGLASTAVWREELCLLLPASEGQVRRAADVRTRSLAAFPQGCTYRGIAEELLGVAGSTQWQVQELSSYHTMIACVAAGACVTLLPASVLALSDAPATLITLPAGQIDTVLVWRAGFDVPAFQHLLAQLGQAAP, from the coding sequence ATGGGGTTGGAATCATTGCGGATTTTTTGCTCTGTCGCCAGTGAGCTGAGTGTGACCCAGGCCGCCGCCAGGCTGGGCCGCGCGCCGTCCAGCGTCACCACGCGCATCCAGCAGCTGGAAGCCGATATCGGCGCGGAACTGTTCGTGCGCACCAATAAACGCATGGCCCTGACGGCGGCCGGCGAGCGCTTTCTCGAGTATGCGCAGCGTTTGCTGGCGCTGGCGGAAGAAGCGCGGCACGTCGTCACCGGCGGGAGAGAGGGCGGCACCTTGCGCGTCGGTAGCATGGAAAGCACGGCGGCCAGCCGGCTGCCGGCCCTGCTGGCCGCGTATCACGCCCGCCATCCGGCCACGCGCCTGGCGCTGAGCACGGGGCCGTCGCGCCCCCTGATCGAGCAGGTGCGCACGGGCTTGCTCGACTGTGCTTTCGTCGCCTTGCCGCCCGCCTTCGGCGGCGCCGCCGCATTGGAAGAGCTGGGCCTGGCATCGACAGCCGTGTGGCGCGAGGAACTGTGTTTGCTGCTGCCGGCCAGCGAAGGGCAGGTGCGCCGTGCTGCGGACGTGCGCACGCGCTCGCTGGCGGCGTTTCCGCAGGGCTGCACCTACCGCGGCATCGCCGAAGAGCTGCTGGGCGTGGCCGGCAGCACGCAGTGGCAGGTGCAGGAGCTGAGTTCGTATCACACCATGATCGCCTGCGTGGCGGCCGGCGCCTGCGTGACCCTGCTGCCGGCCAGCGTGCTGGCGCTGTCGGACGCGCCGGCCACCTTGATAACCTTGCCCGCAGGGCAGATTGACACCGTGCTGGTGTGGCGCGCCGGGTTCGACGTGCCCGCCTTTCAGCATTTGCTGGCGCAACTCGGCCAGGCGGCGCCGTGA